From the genome of Sporomusa sphaeroides DSM 2875:
ACCGCCTGCTGCCGGCAGAATTGGTGGTAGTGGGCAAGATAGAAAGCTTTCCGGCAATAAACGGCTTTCTTGGTCAGAGAGTACCGGCTTGTGCGGTTACTACCCTGGCAATGCCGGACTCGTTACTGGTCAATGAACTATCCAGACAGCATTTTGCCGATGAAGAACTGCCCGGCAGTTCGGGGGCCCAGGCTGCTGTCGGCTATCTGCTGTATTATCTGCACCATACTTTAAAAAGCGATCTTTCGCATGTTAATAAGCTGACGCGCGTGGATGCCCAGGACTATTTAGTCCTGGATGCCTCAACCTTGCGCAATCTTGAAATTACCCGCAACATGCGTGACGGCGGGCGCAAAGGCACACTGCTGGCGGTGCTGGATTTTACCAAAACTGCGATGGGCGGGCGTCTGCTTAAAAAATGGCTGGAATTTCCGCTGTTAAGTCCTGTCGGTATTTTCAAGCGTCAGGATGCAATTGCTGATTTGTCGGATAAAGGGGCAACCCGCGAAACTTTAGGAGAACTGCTTGGTGAGATATATGACTTTGAACGGATCCTGACCCGGGTTGAAGTAGGCAGCGCCAATGCGCGGGATTTGTCGGCGCTGAAAACATCCTTATCAGTCCTGCCTGAGATAAAGGTTAAACTTCAGGATTGCCAGGCAGCATTATTGACCGGTATTGGACAGGCGATTAAAACCCATATCGATGTAACCCAAATGATTGCAGCAGCCATTGTCGACAATCCCCCCTTTAGTATTCGTGAGGGCGGTATTATTCGTGCAGGTTACGATTTAGAGCTGGACGAGCTTAGGAGTATTGCCAGAGACAGCAAAGAGTGGATTCAGGAACTGGAATTGCGGGAGCGTGAGGCTACAGGCATCAGGTCGCTCAAAATCGGGTATAACAAAGTTTTCGGCTATTATATTGAAGTTACTCACGCCAATGCCGGTGCAGTTCCTCCCACCTATATCCGTAAACAAACCCTTGTTAATGCCGAGCGGTATATCACACCTGAGCTTAAGGAATTTGAAACAAAGGTGCTTGGCGCTCAGGAAAAGATTGTTAATATTGAGTATCAGCTGTTTACTACCATTAAGGACTATATTAAAGAGCGGATTTGCGAAATCCAGCAGACTGCCAGGCAAATAGCCCAGTTAGATGTGCTTATTTCCTTAAATGAAGCAGCGGTTCGCTTTAACTATGTACGTCCTGGTTTGAATCAGAGCAGGGAGCTTATCATCAAAGACGGACGCCACCCGGTGGTTGAGCGGCTTTTGGCCGGTGAAATGTTTGTGCCAAATGATACCGGGCTCAATCATCACGACTGTGAGATAATGATTATAACCGGCCCCAATATGGCTGGTAAATCGACCTACATGCGTCAGGTGGCACTGCTTGTCATTATGGCGCAGATTGGCAGCTTTATTCCGGTGCGGGAGGCGTCAATTTGTCCTGTTGACAGGATTTTCACCAGGGTAGGAGCCAGTGATGATCTGGCAACAGGTCAGAGTACTTTTATGGTTGAAATGACGGAAACAGCGCAAATTATAAAATTTGCCACAGCCAATAGCTTGCTTATTTTAGATGAGATTGGTCGCGGGACCAGTACGTTTGATGGTATGAGTATTGCGCGGGCAGTGGTCGAATATATCAAAGACAAAGTTAAAGCCAAAACTATGTTTGCGACACATTACCATGAATTGACCGAGCTGGCCGAGTACAGTAAAGTCATTAAAAATTATTCGGTGGCTGTAAAAGAACGTGGTAATGATATTGTATTTTTGCGCCGGATTATACCGGGCGGGGCAGATAAGAGCTATGGTGTGCATGTCGCTCAGCTCGCCGGGTTACCTAAGCGGATTATTGAACGGGCCCAGCAAATCTTGCAGGATTTAGAACAATGTAAGGCTGACGTGAACAGTGAGGCACCGGCAGCAGGTAAAGAGGAAAGTGCCAAGCCGGTTGCTGCCGCTACGATGTCGCTGTTTGGTTCAGGTGTTGCAGACGAATTGTTGGCTGTTGATGTTATGACCCTCACTCCCTTGGAAGCGCTGAATGTATTGTATCAACTGCAAAATAAAGCCAGAGAGGAAACCGGAAGGTTATGAGCCAGCAAATTATCCACCTGTTAGATGAGAATACCGCCAATAAGATTGCTGCCGGTGAAGTGGTAGAACGGCCGGCTGCCGTCGTTAAAGAGCTTGTCGAAAATGCAATCGATGCCGGCAGTACCAGTATAGAAGTTGAAATAGTTGACGGCGGCACACAATTTATCCGGGTAA
Proteins encoded in this window:
- the mutS gene encoding DNA mismatch repair protein MutS; translated protein: MAISYTPMLEQYREVKSRHSGEILFFRLGDFYEMFFEDAETASRELEITLTSREGGQNKRVPMCGVPYHAADNYIAKLISKGYKVAICEQVEDPKQAKGIVRREVVKIITPGTVLAEASLPDKANNYLALLYEEADELCLTATDISTGECLWAIFAGSFRTTAVCDQLYRLLPAELVVVGKIESFPAINGFLGQRVPACAVTTLAMPDSLLVNELSRQHFADEELPGSSGAQAAVGYLLYYLHHTLKSDLSHVNKLTRVDAQDYLVLDASTLRNLEITRNMRDGGRKGTLLAVLDFTKTAMGGRLLKKWLEFPLLSPVGIFKRQDAIADLSDKGATRETLGELLGEIYDFERILTRVEVGSANARDLSALKTSLSVLPEIKVKLQDCQAALLTGIGQAIKTHIDVTQMIAAAIVDNPPFSIREGGIIRAGYDLELDELRSIARDSKEWIQELELREREATGIRSLKIGYNKVFGYYIEVTHANAGAVPPTYIRKQTLVNAERYITPELKEFETKVLGAQEKIVNIEYQLFTTIKDYIKERICEIQQTARQIAQLDVLISLNEAAVRFNYVRPGLNQSRELIIKDGRHPVVERLLAGEMFVPNDTGLNHHDCEIMIITGPNMAGKSTYMRQVALLVIMAQIGSFIPVREASICPVDRIFTRVGASDDLATGQSTFMVEMTETAQIIKFATANSLLILDEIGRGTSTFDGMSIARAVVEYIKDKVKAKTMFATHYHELTELAEYSKVIKNYSVAVKERGNDIVFLRRIIPGGADKSYGVHVAQLAGLPKRIIERAQQILQDLEQCKADVNSEAPAAGKEESAKPVAAATMSLFGSGVADELLAVDVMTLTPLEALNVLYQLQNKAREETGRL